CTGATGCTCGTCCCGAGTCACATCCGGATGCGGGCGACGAAGGAGAGACGTTCACTGGCACCGGACTCGAACGGATCGAGGACCGTCGCATCCTCACTGGAGAGGCCCAGTACATCCACGACATCACGCCAGAGGACTGCCTCCACATGGCGCTATTGCGGACGACACACGCTCACGCGAGAATCGAATCGATCGATACGAGCGCTGCTGAGAATCACCCGGATTGTGAACTCGTCCTCACCAGCGAGGACCTGCAGGCCGAGTACCATCCAATGCCCTGTGGATTAAAGGGATTCGAAGAATGGTCACTCGCGGTCGATACGGTACGATTCGTCGGTGAGCCTGTGGCAGCCGTCGTTGCAACTGATCGGTACGTTGCCGAAGACATCATCGACGAGATCGACGTGGCGTATGAAACGCTCGATCCTGTCGTCGATCCCTTGGACGCTCTCGAAGACGAAACGATCATCCACGACGATATTGGAACGAACGTTCCCGACGGTGAGGAGTTCGTCTTCGGTGCTGTTGATGAGGCATTCTCTGAGGCCGACACCGTCATCGAACGGGAGTACTCGTGGGGGCGCATCTCGGGAGTCCCACTGGAGACAGCGGGCGTCGTTGCCGAGTACGACCCTGATGCCGATTCGTTCCACATCGACTGCAACATCCAACTGCACACGCTGGTTGATGACACCGTATATGAGACACTCGGGTACCCCCCAGAGCGAGTCGTGCTCGACGTGCCTGCAGATGTCGGTGGAAGTTTCGGAACGAAGATTGCTATCCACCGATACTGCAGCTTGGCAGCAATGGCCAGTCAGCAGCTCGACGGACGACCGGTGAAGTTCGTCGAAGACCGCGTCGAGAACCTGCAAGGAGGGGACATGCATTCGACCCAGCGCGAGTATTCGGTTCGGCTGGCGTGTGACGACGACGGGACCATTCGTGGGCTCGACGTACAATTCGTCGATGATTTCGGCGCGTGGCCGCGGTATCCAGTGAATCAGACACTCAAGCCACTCTCTGTACTCACAGACTCATACGATATTCAGGACGTTCGCTATCGCTACGATCTGGTGATGACGAACAAGACATCCCAGACGGCCTACCGTGGCTTCGGCGTTCCACCGCATCTGTACGCGATCGAGATGATCGTCGATGAAGCGGCTCGTGAGCTTGGCATCGATCCCGTCTCGTTCCGACAGCAGAATCTTATCGAGCCAGATGCGATGCCGTACGAGATCCCATCGCACAACATCTACGACTCGGGAGATTACCCAGCGGCACTCAATCATCTCCGCGACCACGTCGAAGCAACTGAGCGCGTTGATGGTGGCCTACTCGATCCCGAGACCATCGAAGCACAGCGTGCAGACGGGCGTTACAGAGGTGTCAGCTACACGCTTCACATCGAACCGGGTGTGAGTGGCTCCGACTGGACTGACCGTCAGCGAAGCGACCGGGAGGCGCTGGCAACGCGCGACCGCGATGCAGTGAATGAACTACCAGAGCATCTACGCGCGGAAATCACCGAAGATGGCACCGTTCGAGCGTTTCTCGCGGCTGACTCCTCGGGGCAGGGCCATCAGACGCTTGTCACACAGTTACTCGCCGACGAACTGGAGATCCTCCCGAGTGATATCGAGGTTGAGTACCTCGACAGTGGCGCTGCTCCGACGGTATACGGCAGCGCTGCCTCACGAATGGCGGTGATGCTCTCTGGTGCAACACAGGGACTCGGTGAGAGGATGCAGTCGAACCTTTGTCAGCTAGCGGCCGAGGAGTGGGATCTCGATCTCGATACGGTCAGCTATCGTGACGGTGCTGTCGAACGAATCGACACCAACGAACGCCTTGCGCTCTCTGATCTCGTTGCTATCGACGTTGCGAATCGCAGCGAGGGCGAGCGACTCACCCGTGCGAGGTACGACTACGACCATCCAGCGACAACACGCGAGGCGTTCGATACGGCACTGACAGCGAAATACCCAGTTTATCCGACGGCAGCGTTCGCGGTCAACGCACCAATCGTCGAAGTCGATACAAAGACCGGCGAAGTGGATATTCTGAAGTTCTACACGCTCCGTGACTGTGGCACCCAGCTGAATCCTGTCATTGTAGAGGGACAAGCCCACGGTGGGATTGCACAGGGAATCGGCGCTGCGCTCATGGAAGAGTTTGGCTACGATGAATCAGGACAGCCACAGGCAGTGACGTTCTTCGATTACCTCCTCCCCTCGATTAAGAACGTCCCCAACATCGAGATGCAACACTCCGAGACACCATCACCGTTCACTGCGACAGGCGCAAAAGGAACCGGCGAAGGGGGAATGATCGATGCTCCTGCTAGCATTGCCTCTTCGATCAATCAGGCCCTCGAACCGCTCGATGTCGTTGCCGACCGTATC
The nucleotide sequence above comes from Halocatena marina. Encoded proteins:
- a CDS encoding xanthine dehydrogenase family protein molybdopterin-binding subunit, which produces MSGTGTDARPESHPDAGDEGETFTGTGLERIEDRRILTGEAQYIHDITPEDCLHMALLRTTHAHARIESIDTSAAENHPDCELVLTSEDLQAEYHPMPCGLKGFEEWSLAVDTVRFVGEPVAAVVATDRYVAEDIIDEIDVAYETLDPVVDPLDALEDETIIHDDIGTNVPDGEEFVFGAVDEAFSEADTVIEREYSWGRISGVPLETAGVVAEYDPDADSFHIDCNIQLHTLVDDTVYETLGYPPERVVLDVPADVGGSFGTKIAIHRYCSLAAMASQQLDGRPVKFVEDRVENLQGGDMHSTQREYSVRLACDDDGTIRGLDVQFVDDFGAWPRYPVNQTLKPLSVLTDSYDIQDVRYRYDLVMTNKTSQTAYRGFGVPPHLYAIEMIVDEAARELGIDPVSFRQQNLIEPDAMPYEIPSHNIYDSGDYPAALNHLRDHVEATERVDGGLLDPETIEAQRADGRYRGVSYTLHIEPGVSGSDWTDRQRSDREALATRDRDAVNELPEHLRAEITEDGTVRAFLAADSSGQGHQTLVTQLLADELEILPSDIEVEYLDSGAAPTVYGSAASRMAVMLSGATQGLGERMQSNLCQLAAEEWDLDLDTVSYRDGAVERIDTNERLALSDLVAIDVANRSEGERLTRARYDYDHPATTREAFDTALTAKYPVYPTAAFAVNAPIVEVDTKTGEVDILKFYTLRDCGTQLNPVIVEGQAHGGIAQGIGAALMEEFGYDESGQPQAVTFFDYLLPSIKNVPNIEMQHSETPSPFTATGAKGTGEGGMIDAPASIASSINQALEPLDVVADRIPMTPNRLRRRIREAEATNDQ